GAATATCTAAAGGATAACCACCAACAGCAACCGGATTTTCAAACTTTACTTCGTTAACTAAATCTTCAGCTGATAATACATATTTAGCATGCGGATGACGCGATTCGCGAATGCCTATATGTGGCGCAGTACTTATAAAAGTTGCATTCTCGAAACCTGGTGCATACTTACGCATAAAATTAAAAATCTCTACACATTGCTTACGCCCCATAGTTTCCGCTTTACTTAAATCGAATGGATTTAGAGGGTCGAACCCTAAAACACGTGAGGTATTAAATATAAATTCGCCCTCGGTATTGGTTTCAAAAAACAACACATTATCTCTCGGCACAGTAACTTCTCCGTTTGCTTTGGCTTTGTTCCATAAATCGTAAAAGCCCCATGTAGAGATACGTTTGGTACGTTTTAAAACTTCTGCTTTATCGTCACTACGCTCTTCTGCATCAAATTGATCCCAATTGTTTCTCATGTATTCACGTAACTTCTCCGTATCCACATTACCCATTTTCACATTCGTAGTCATGGGTTGCGATTTATTATCTTCAATACGACCTTCTGTAAAAGGCACGCCAGATAATTTTACAATTTCACTATCTCCACTAGCATCAACAAAAATAGTTCCTGGAATTTCTTGAATCCCTCCTCTATTATGAATAAAAACCGACTTGATTTTATTGCCTTCTTTAGCAATATCAATTAATCGGGTATGGTACAAAATATCGGCTCCAGCCTCACGTACCATATCTTCTAAAACAACTTTCAACATTTCGGCATCAAAAGGTGTTACTGTAGAACAATAACCTGTACTATCAAAAATATGTCCTGGACTTGCTCCTTTTTCCTTTAACCTATTTACCATTTCATTTGGAGAACCAAACACAAGTTGCTTACCTGCTTTATTATGAAACGTCATCATAGGACCAACACCCATAGCTGTTAAAGAGCCTCCTAAAAACCCAAATTGCTCGATTAATAATGTCTTTGCTCCTGTTTTACCTGCTGCAATCGCGGCATGACTTCCAGAAACTCCTCCGCCTACAACTATAACATCGTATCCTTCTATTAATTTTGTATTGAATGTTTTCATTAAACTTTATTTTATTTTTTATAATTTTTAAACTAAATCTTTTTTATTTAAATCTACACCGAGTTTTGA
The window above is part of the Algibacter sp. L3A6 genome. Proteins encoded here:
- a CDS encoding FAD-dependent oxidoreductase, encoding MKTFNTKLIEGYDVIVVGGGVSGSHAAIAAGKTGAKTLLIEQFGFLGGSLTAMGVGPMMTFHNKAGKQLVFGSPNEMVNRLKEKGASPGHIFDSTGYCSTVTPFDAEMLKVVLEDMVREAGADILYHTRLIDIAKEGNKIKSVFIHNRGGIQEIPGTIFVDASGDSEIVKLSGVPFTEGRIEDNKSQPMTTNVKMGNVDTEKLREYMRNNWDQFDAEERSDDKAEVLKRTKRISTWGFYDLWNKAKANGEVTVPRDNVLFFETNTEGEFIFNTSRVLGFDPLNPFDLSKAETMGRKQCVEIFNFMRKYAPGFENATFISTAPHIGIRESRHPHAKYVLSAEDLVNEVKFENPVAVGGYPLDIHSPDGGNTDTVHLNDDGVYYIPTDSLLVNEVDNLVLSGRAIGADHHASAGLRVTPIAMAIGQGAGTLAGLSAVGKVMPNEVVYAKLKETLENNGAYLG